From Candidatus Amoebophilus asiaticus 5a2, the proteins below share one genomic window:
- a CDS encoding integrase core domain-containing protein, giving the protein MALCSLKGSQSHAKLIHHSDRGTQYCSISYVKLLESYQIQISMTSSGDPLENAIAERVNGIIKEEYLAYCHVCSIQEAKQALVKAVELYNYSRPHMSIGNLTPIQIHHAKATIKTKKLWKNYYQKNLALVNSLQD; this is encoded by the coding sequence ATGGCTCTTTGCAGTCTCAAAGGTTCCCAGAGCCATGCTAAACTGATTCATCATAGCGACAGGGGGACACAATATTGTAGCATATCTTATGTAAAGCTACTGGAAAGCTACCAAATACAAATTAGCATGACAAGTAGTGGTGATCCACTGGAGAATGCTATAGCTGAACGTGTTAATGGAATCATCAAAGAGGAGTATCTGGCTTATTGCCATGTATGCTCTATACAAGAGGCAAAACAAGCTTTAGTGAAGGCTGTGGAGTTATATAACTATAGTAGACCGCATATGAGTATTGGCAATCTTACACCTATCCAAATCCACCATGCTAAAGCAACTATTAAAACTAAAAAGTTATGGAAAAATTACTATCAAAAAAATCTTGCTCTTGTAAACTCATTGCAGGACTAA